Within Pangasianodon hypophthalmus isolate fPanHyp1 chromosome 11, fPanHyp1.pri, whole genome shotgun sequence, the genomic segment GGTCTTCATCCTAACTTGCAAAACAAAGGTGCCTTTGACATTTTAATGTGCCCTAGTTTTTTTGGACAGTGCTATTTGTCTTTAGCAGCCATACTGAGAGTGGACTTCAGCATTGGGCTCTCAGAATGAAGCTGGCAAGGTGTAGGATCTCTCCTAAATCAGCCTGAAGTGGatttttaatatagaaacagAATATGGATCAATAAAGTTCCATCTATTGTATCAGTGGTAGCTCATCAGTTCTGTTGACAATCAGCAGATCCAGGTTCTGACTGGAAGGTTGTGTTCAATCCCCAGGAGACACTTTTGGGCCCTTatgcaagacccttaaccctcagctgctcagctctgtgcttaTGCTGTGATCTGCCATAATTAGGACACCTTACCGATTGCCTTACCGACTTGCTTAGGATATAAGCATCTGGCATATGTACAGATGTAAATCTTAATGCATTTACCATGAGAATTATGGTACAATCTTGGAAAAAAGGTTCCCCCTAGCTCTCTTATggattctttggtttgtccttcAGAGGAAACCTTTATTGATGCACTGTGAGAAAGGTTCCCTCTGAAGGACAAACTAAAGAATCCATAAGAGAGCTAGGGGGAACCTTCTTTCCAAATGTAACTAAAGGTATgcaagaaaaagtacatacttttgagtgtgtagcaaaagagtatgcGAGTACTGGGACATACTTACACGTCATGTAACGGAAGAGAAcgttgcatttcagcttttcttcattcattatttcttatataatttatactatataattaaatttaccattcccttgaattatttttccacattttgcaaGTTGAATTCAGCGAAGCAAaccgtcacaaaactcctccctCTCGCAAGGAATTGTGGACAATATTAGCTGAAAAGGTGTCCACATTTTGAAAATCTACTGGAAATAGTAGACCATCTGGGTACCTTTGGGATACTGATTTCAACATACTATGATATGGGACACACTAATTCTGTtctcggatactatttaggatGGATAGGAGGTGAATTGGGATGCAACAACTTTCTTTTCtcaaatgtttaatgttgcacAGTGGAGGGTAAAAAAAAGTGGTGCACAAGAAGTTATTTAATAGCTCTTTTGTTAAACTGGGTCCACAAGGTTGGAAAGGCTCCTCTAAAACTGATTACCAGGTGATCTGGGTTTGTTTTGAATGTATAGGtgtagtttattttattgtagaCATAGAACAGTCTACATCTACAAGGCCAGcaatatttttccaatcttcaactgtctagctttggtgaacctgtgcccactgtagtctcagattcctgttcttggctgaaaggatTGGAACCCTCAGCTGTTGcagcccatctacctcaagattcagtattttgtgcattctgagatgcttttctactcaccacagttgtaaacaCTATCtaaaactcttgacctgtatctgcatgattttctgcattaagctgctgtcacatgattggttTATTGGAtaaaattacatgaatgagcaagGTACTGGTGCtcaaagtggccagtgagtgtatatgtaaaGTAAAGGGTTACATAATAGCAATAGCATGTTGGGGAAATAACAGCATAATAGCATGGGAAACATAGCAGAAAGCATTGTGCTTTCTATGCCTTCTGTCTCCCAAATCTCCATCAGGTTCTTCATGTAGTGAGAGTACAGTGATGATGGTTATGGACAGTTATGGAGACAAGGGACAGAGGATGTGAAAGTGACCAGGGAAGTGACGTGAACCAAATTAGTGATGAATATCAGGGCACTGACCAGACAGCAGTAGTTGAAGGGATGAGGAAAACATTATGGCAGTGGAAAAAGAAGATCAAGATGATCTCATCAAGTTCATCACCAAGAAAGATTTCTATTGCCTGAAATGCATGTGCACTGAGTGCACATTGGGGTTGTGCCTCGAACAAACCAagatctgtttttgttttgataaaaaaaaaacagtgaattcATAGAGTACACTGTGCATAAAACGAAAACAGAAACGACGAATGCACAGTGGTTACTAAGAGAAACCGACTCACAAATAGAGCCTTTGACTCTGAGCCTAGAAAATCAAACCCCAAatctgatatttttaaataaattctatgTGTTTGTCTGAAAGGGTTAAAGGTAATACGCAGAACCCTGGAACAGAGAGGTTCTCACCCGGACAGAGTTCTAAGTATGACCTCTTTAGGAAGCAAAAATCCTAAACTATAcaaagaacccctgaagaaTAAGTTGAATTCTTCATATTAGCATTTATCATTTGGCAGATGATTTTATCAAGAGTAgtttataaaaagtaaaaacagataaaagctACAATGATAGAAAGTGCTTGAAGAATGTGCAAGTTTTCATACCCTGAGACTAACGCTGGTTTGTAGTGCCAGAATGGAGTGCATAAGCAATAGATGCCAATACAGAGAAATACAAagaattgtattatttttcagCCTTTTGTGGAAGGATTAATTACAACATTTGGACTGGACGAGGAAGATTATTCCACCACAGAGGAAACAGGACACTAAAGTAGCAAGATCTTGCCTTAACAAGCATATTCAATCTAAGAAAAGGACATTCAAGGCACCCTGGAGATGAAGATTTGCCATGCCATGCAATCGTTTTGTTCTGAACCAAGGCTTGCAGCTAATGTGCTACAGAGCCCTTTGAGCTCTGAAATGCAAGAAGAGGAATTTTGGATTTGCTTCCTGGTTCTTGAAAATCATGAAGCAGGTGAGCAGCAGCATTCTGAATGCTCTGTAAAGGAGATAGAGCACGTGAGGGATAGCCAACAAGTCGACTAGTAGTCTGGAAATAGCTAAAGATTGTATGAgaatttaaaccactgttaGTAAGGAGAGGCCATGATCTCAATGTTAAGATATGATATGTTAGATGTGATATCATGAGAGAAGCTTCTCGAATCATGCCCAGATTCTTAGCTGTGTAAGATGGTTTATCTGGATGTCAAAAATTACTGAGAGGTCCAACATAGGCAGTAAGTAAATCAGTTCTATTTTGTTGAGATTTGGCTTCAGATGATGGGTCTCCATCAAAGGCAGTCCAATAACTTCTCAGGAAAAGTGTCAACAGTGTAGAAGGGGTTAAAGGACCCTTGTGGTCTGTTGTGATTTGGTGTAAAATGAGATCAAGAATAGAACAAGAACTGATGCCTTGTTATGGAACAAATGTAAATCAGTGCTTTGAATCTGCATGCTATATCTGTGCACTGTGGTTAATAAAGGTGGCTAAATACAAGTGACAATTTCACTGAACCTGAAGGCACTGAAGGTTCTGAGTGAGGGTTCTCATGTGGTTGCAGCCTATCCACTTTTGACAGAGGATGCAACATGATTTAAAACCAGATCAGAAAAGACAGCAACATGCTTTTCTTTCTCCTATTCAAAGGTTTTTCTTTCTGCTACTCAAATCAGGAGGTTTGCAGGAAACACTCCATTATAAGTcacctttatcctggtcaaggtcacagtaGATTGGGAGCCTaccctgggaacactggacacaaggcctggatgggacaccagtccattgcaggccatcatgcacacatattcacactgtCATTCACACCAtagctgcaatttttttagagtagccaattcacctactggaATGTTCTTTGGGaagaggtaggaggaaaccagaaaacgtggaggaaacccatgtggacatgggtgtgaatgtgtgaaactGCAGGGTCAGGATATAACTACGGATCTTGGGGCTGTGAAGCGGCAACGCTACTcactgtgccactgtgccaCACAAGAAATAAACAATTCCACCCATTTGAACGGAAAAAGAGTCTTCCAGCTTTCATGACACATACTTCTTGTACGTCTTTATCGTAGGAAATGACAGAGTTTTCAGTGAGAAGCATGGGAATCTGGATCAAacaattgtgtgattgtgtataaAAAGTTAATTCTTGGTGTCTGATGGCCAAAGGACACAATGGTGGGAAGAAGGTATGTGTGAACCTTACAGTAAGTTTGACAGAGCATATAATCCTAATTGTGAGTTGTGTCTCACTCTGCTGCCTCAAAGTCCAAAAGTTTCCTTCAAAACCAGGGGACTGTTCACTCTGAAAGGAAGTGCACATATTCAGAGGCCCAATCAAACCTTCCAGCATTATTCAAATGAATGGTAGCCCCACAGTGCCTTTCTCACAGGATCTTTTCGCTGGCAATAACCTTTCCTAGCTTCACAGAGAGCACTTTAGCACCCAAGAGAGCCAGCCCTCAAGTATTCTTGTTTTTAATCCCCCAAAACACGCAGCTCTGTCTTTCCAGAGGCGGTAATAGCTGATAGCTGAGAGCCACCACTCACCACTTAAATAAGCACTACTGTGCCGAAGCAGCTCTTAGAGCGCATCTAacaatgctgtttgtttgtggcAAAGTATCAGTTTTGGGTTGTTATGTTCCCAAAAGCAGGATATGAATCAGGTGGGCTTTATCCAGGTTGACTCATCACGCTGGATGGCTCCCACCAGCGCTGATCTAAACCATCTAGAAGCCTTTTGTAGTTATTGCTGTCTCTGTTTTGTTTAGCAGCAGCCCCTGAGCATTCTGGTCAGTGTTAACGTGAGCTCTCAGGCAACTGCTCTTCATTTGCACAAAGCCATTAATGCAAGGCCATCTGGAGATCTGTGTCTTGTTATGCTAATGAAATATGGAAAATACAAGggagccaaaaataaaaaagatctaAAATGGTCAATCAGGGTACTGTTGTTGGAGGTTTGGGCCTCACATAACACTAGATTTCTTCATTTGGAAGAACAAAGAACATTTGCTTGTGTACAAAGTAACTTACAAATGAGGCACGACCATTTCTAAGAAAAGCTAGTACTCGTGATCTGTCACTCAGAATACAAAGGTTATAATCTTATGAGTGAAAGAAGTctaatttacaataataataggAATACACAGTAAATATTCCTTCAAGcaattcatctttagtaagcatCATATCTTGGTCAAGGTTCTGGTAGATCcaaagcctatcctgggaacggTAAGCATAAGgcaatacaccctggatgggataccagtccatcacagggcaccacacatacacgcaaattcacacacttcacacctAAGGGTAATTTTAGAGATGGCGacccacctactggcatgtttttgggggtGGTAGAAAAgcagagaacctggaagaaacccacacaacCATGAAGAGGACATGCAAACCTCTTCACAGACTGTAACCCAagatcaggattgaaccaggacCCTGGTGCATAGTAAATCTAATAGAGTAATTTACTGTCTGTAAACACCAGGTTGCTCAATTACCACAAACGTTCACAGCGTGCTGAAAGAACACATAAACATAGAAATAaatcagagaaagaaagcagagtgtgtttgtgcatcaATGTTCAATTAAGCACTATGCAGATAGGGATACTGCTAAGACTCAGGCTAAAATACGAGAGGTGAGAACAAATACAGGAAAAATGGATGACAGGAAGGCTGGTCATTTCTCCCCATTCTTTCCCCCATACAACCTATTGTGTCACTTCCTCTCATTAAATCCCAGTTGACCTTTACTAGTGACACCTGAGTACAAATGGAGGAATGAGACACCACTGCACAAGTGCATGACCGAGATCTCGAGTGCCTCTTACAACCCACTCAGACTAAGCAATCTAGCAAAGAGGCTCTACTACACCCAGCAATTTGCCGTAACCTAACATTGTCAACCTTTGATAAGGTTTTCACCACAATTGCCTTTTGTCGTGATTTATTAGAAGTCAGAATATGGGCTCTCTGATATTTCCAAATGAtcaaacatcattttttttcttcaagtagTACTCTTAGAAAATATTTGGTTCTCACAATTAGAACTGATCCTTTTTAATAAGTATTCTGCAGAGATAAAAATAAACCCCCTGACTCTGGGCTTTTTGAAACtaactttaatttatttgctgCAGAAGGTGTATGAgtgagagataaaagagaagtGCTGAAATAGCACAAACATTATAATCTGCTAGGTTATAAAAGACCATCTGTTCTGATAATAAGTTACAATAAATAGGTGTTACCTCTGGAAATCTGATTAAACCAACAgttcctttttattttgttcgTTGTAAGATTTTTTGTTGCTGAACTCACAGGCAATAAGACATAGGAGCCTGAGGCGGGTGTGGAAAACTAGTAAAAGAGGAGGCTTCTGTAAGACAATCTATATACCGCTATAGCTATATCTATATACCACTGAGGACCCAAACACATCAAGAAACACATTATAGTCAGTTAGGCAAAATGTCTGTAGAAATCCAAACCACAGATTGCTGTTTCTTTCAATGGACTGCAGCCGAAGAACCCAAAGTCTCTGACCCAAGcatgtgaaatttaaaaacactCTGAGATGTTCATTGGTTCATTCTTCTGCATAGCTCATCCAAAAGTCCTGTCACAAGCCTGGATATCACACTCAATGTATTGCTTATATAATCTGAAAGAAACAGTGAGCCAGCCCTGGTCCTTTACCAACTATGCCTCTGAACCAGTGAATGTCTGATTGCCTTACTGTGGTTTTGACATTTTGTCCAAAGTTCCTGCTGATTTCTTGGCTTCTGCGTGGTGAGACTATTAAGTTAGACAAGGCTACGAAAAACAATGAAGAACAGATCAAGATTCTGAAGAAAGATTGAGTCCTGAGAAATAAACAGTTAAGCTTGTTATTCAATAATCATCacattaattaatgtgtttgtgagCTTAGTGTTATATAGTTCTATTTCCCTTCCATTCTTAACCCAGAAAGAACTTTATTTTACAAAGGTCGTGATGTTACTATAGGATGTTATTCATGTAAATCAATTAGTTGGGTATGTGCCactatgatattattattatgttttgaaTAGTAGATGTTTTATATGAATGTAGTTATTTTAGTTCCCCATTTCTGGTAACAAAGTGATTTTAGAAAAATATCTTTGTTCCACAGATGGGATGATGTTCCAGAGTTCAGAGTGACATATGAGCTAATGAACGCTAATATGACACCACGGCCTGATCTGATATACTTACCAAAGTCAAAACTCAGTGACCTAGAGTCCTGATTAGGTAACATTTTACTCAGGGCagtacttattattttttacatagaGCAAGTATACAATCAAGTCAAGAGCACTACATTGTTCATTACGTCATAGGCCAAacgaacaaagaaaaaaattagatcTGCTAATAATTTCAACATtccaatttaattattttttcttgtttttagaaggtgaaatcatttaaataaaacagtttgttCTCACTGTGTATATTGATCATTcttgcaattatccaatcagccgttaaacatcagaatgggggaaaaaaatgatctcagtgactttcactgtggcatggttgtcgttgccagatgggctggtttgagtaattCAGAAATTCAGATTTTCAAGCACAAAAGTCTCTGGAGTTTTGTAATATGTATTGTTTTAAAGctgctgtagcctcagattcctgtttttggctgacaggagtggaacctaatgtggtattctgctgttgtagtcacAAGGCTTGATGTGTTGTGtactctgagatgcttttctactcaccacagttgtaaagcgTGGTTATTGGAGTTACAGTAGCCCAcattaggttccactcctgtcagccaaaaacaggaatctgaggctacagcagCTTTAAAACAATAGGATTACTACATGCTTTTTAACATGGTGATGGTCAAGGTGGATGACCGGGTGCtgcaatttaaatatattttaatctgCATATGTTGTTCCCAGTTTTAATCATAACTTTTACAGAAACAGAATAAGGTTCTGGAGTACACAGCTTGTACAACAGCTTGTACTTCAAGGCTCTGTTCGTACAGCAGTGGCCATTGTTCATTTGTGGGattgatgaatatttgatttctagATTTTGTGTGGCAAAACAAGTAGAAATACttaaaaacaggacaatagtttattaaaaaagataaatttatggaaataatatggaaagtttttttgtgtggcaacaaaaatgaaataaaaagttttttcctTGTGCcctattttcataaaataaataaataaataaacaaaacgtACAACGTGGCAGTAATGCTTGgattaatacaaaataaattaattcaaattaattcaGAGCCTTCTTTCttgtaaagacaaaaataaaaacctaacaCTTCTGTCTTTCACTCTGGCACTGAGTCGCGACATCATTGGCTTCCCCCAGGACCGGATTTCCGCTTCTACCGGAAGTCTTATATTTGGCCTAAGTGTAGCAGGAGAAATGGCTGCTTCCATTGTGTATGGCTAAGCTAACTTACAGTtggattggatttttttaatttaaaggctCGGAGGCTTTAATTAGCAACGGCGTATTTGTGGTAAGCAAAGATCTTAAGATGTTAAACGATAATTGTTAGTGTTAGTTTTGAACTATCAAGAGCGCAAGAAAGCGGAAACCTATAGCGATATCTAGCTAACGCTGTATTAGCGAGCTTATTAGCTTTCAGCCTAGCTTGTAGTAATTAGCTAGTTTATTAAATTAGTCGTTATCCAAGcttagtgtttttttctctcgtACATTGTGGTTTAACATTAGTAGTACAGCGCATCAATGCCTGAGCAAGGCCCGAGAATGAACGGCTTCTCCCTGGGCGAGCTGTGCTGGCTGTTCTGCTGCCCGCCCTGCCCGAGCCGCATCGCCGCTAAGCTTGCCTTCCTGCCCCCGGAGCCTACGTACTCGGTGCACACGGATGCCGAGGGCGCGTGCAGCCTGCACCTGAGCGAGCGCGCGGATTGGCAGTACTCCCAGCGCGAGCTGGACGCCGTGGAGGTGTTCGGCACGCGCACGAGCCGCGGCAACCGCGTGCTCTGCATGTTTGTCCGCTGCGCGCCCAGCAGCCGCTACACGCTGCTCTTCTCGCACGGGAACGCCGTGGATCTCGGGCAGATGTGCAGCTTCTACATCGGCCTCGGCTCCCGCATCAACTGCAACGTCTTCTCCTACGACTACTCCGGCTACGGAGTGAGCACCGGGAAACCGTCCGAGAAGAACCTGTACGCTGACATCGAGGCGGCCTGGCAGGTGCTCAGGACAAAGTGAGTACAATCCCAGCATCACTGAGTATTACAGTCCAAGCTGCTGGCGTGCAATGAACATCTTCCAACTTCTTGTACTCTTATGAGTCATCACTGTACAGGATTAACACACAGCAGTGTAAAACACCATCATGAGCATTTAACCACTGTCCGACATTTAATAGCAGTCATTTACATCCATGCAAAATTAACATTTGATTTATAGTCTGATTGcaggcacatacacacacacacacagactctaaTTAGTACCCGAAAATACTAGTTCTCAATGCAGGATCTGTAAACATAGCCAAGGGATCTGTgatgtacttatttttattttggtggAAATTTGTATCATGTCTGCGGGAATTATTTTGTGCCCATCCAGTCAAAAGAGCATTTATGAAGCCAGGCATTGTAAGCTGAGGAGCtcgcagtcagcgttccagtccatcctaaaggtgttcagtggggttgaggtcagggctctgtgcaggctgctggagttcctccacaccaaactcgtcAAACCAaaggacctcgctttgtgcacaggggcattgtcatgctggaacaggaaagctctttccccaaactgttgcaaaaaagttggaagcatacaattgtgtGAAATGCGTTTGTATGCTATAGTGTTAACGTTATTCTTTagtggaactaaggggcccaaaccctgaaaaacagccccagacctGTACTATGCCTTCTACATCAAACATTAGTGTTGGCACTATGCATTCCGGTAGGTGGTGTTCTCCTGTCATTCTCCAAACTCTGATTCGTCCATCATAGTGATGCAtcattcatcactccagagaacattcctacagctccagagtccagtggtTGTGTGCTTAACACCACTCCATCTGATGCTTGGCTGGAGCGATCTCAGTGATCTTAGGCTTGCGTACAGCTGCTCggccataataataatataataataataataataataataatgtttgaatagttggattatattCATTAGTAATGGTTATGGGTGTCTGTGCAATGTATTTTACAATTAAAGGCATTCATGACAAAACGTTAGCTTTAAAGAGATTTTCTTGTTGTTAAAGAGAACCCTTTCAGAAACGCTTCCaatttgaaccttctgtaaagCTCGAACCATTAACCATCCCAGGAGCCTCTGATCAAACCCTTTAGCCCTTACTTGACTTTTCTTATACATAATAATTGGTACATAATAAAGGGTTATGAAACGGATGCAGTTAGACACTGCATTAAATTTAGTACAGCGGGGAAAACCTTGTATTATTTGGAGCATGTTAATGCGTTCAATGAATTCAGCCAACCACGTGTGTAATGCATTGTGATTGATCACACAAGAAATGGTTGGGCTCGTTTGGATATGTTAGGCCTCTGGGATGTGTTGGTGTTGCAGAGAACATAATCGCAGTAATGATCATCAAACTAGATACTGTGCATCCATGGTATAAGCTTTTTCGCTTTTGCTgtccttcatttaaaaaagcagtTAAGTAGCTTATACAAGTGGTGTTGCtagtttgcatgtgtgtgtagtggtagtTTACTCTATCTGTCCATAATGCAGGAATTCGAGGTCAACAACACTCCAGAAAGGATGTctagtgcagtgtattgtagtgaACTTTAAGCTTAATATAACTCCTGTTAGCAAGATTACTAGGAATATGTCAGTGCCAGTATTTTGTATCTTTCTGATACTGTGCTCCTTTActcatatttgtttaaaaaaaaaaaatgtgactgtTCATTAACACGACAGCATGCGACGTATGCCTTGTGTATGCTGTCGTGTTAATGAACAGACAAAATGAAACGTCACACAACTAGAAGTATTTCTGGATTAATAATGGCAATCATTCGATTTTATtcgtctggttcttctcaatttttcttccttatatcgtctcagggagtttttccttgccgccGTCACCTCtgccttgctcattagggataaatttatacatatacatttataaattatttatatatttctgtaaagctgctttgtgactgtccattgttaaaagcgctatacaaataaaattgaattaaatttgaattgaatccAAACTACAGGATAGGCCTAAATagcttatatttaaacattcaaataaTTTCCAAGATGTAAGTCCTCCTTTGTTAGTTGTTTCCTGTTCAGTGAGTATACCAAAGGAGATGATTTAAGCGTTAAGGTGCTTTTCACtaatgtacacaaagctccactGTTTCGTGCCGTCCCTGATCATATAATACGGAGTTCTCATTTTCTCATGTTACTCATTTATCCGGCTGCTTCCCGAAAAAGCTAATTTAGTGGCTTTATCTTCCTGGTTAACTGTTTGCATTTAGCTCAACCCTGCTTCAGTCAGGAAGTCCTGATGACCAGAATACAGAGTGTGTGACACAAGGCAAGAATGGCTGTTGTGTGAACTGGTAATTAGACCTGCGTAGAAGTCTGTGGGAAATTCTGCAACAAAAGAGTCTGGAGATGAGGCTGGAACTTTATTGATCTCTCACAAATCAATATAGCGCCAGTCTTCAGTCTGACTGCATATGCACACTACAAAGtcttaagagagagagagagagagagagtagtgttGCTGAGAAACTGACTAATTCCTTGATTTAgatctctcgcacacacacacatacacacatgtacttTTTAGGCTGTCTCTACCGTTGCTTGGTGTTCAGTGAGCTGACAAGTGGAAATGTTCATAGCACAGAAAAGGAGCACATTCACTCAGAAACATGTATACTAAAACCCTGATAAACTACCATATATCtttagtatataaatatatcagatACATTTAGcatatcttcttttttttctttttcaaaaaaacaaaaataaaataacaataataataataatggtgtgCGTTCTCTCTGAAAGGGCATGTGACTAGATATGCATACTATCTCACTGATGTTAAGCTTGTAGACTTTGTGATCGTTTTCACACTTGCATTTCTTCCTGGACTCTGGGCCGCTTAAGCGCCCAGTTTGGTACGATCAGTTAAGTGTGAACACTGTTTTTGAGCCAGGGGGCGGTCCAGAGATCCGATTCCTGGTCCTCTTGAAAAAGGTGTGGAAACGAAACCGTGCTCGAGGCCACATGCCGAGTAACATGATTGATTCAACTTGTCACATTACTGCCTTTTCTGCTTGTGTGACGCAGGGGGAATATTTATTATGGTaattgatataaatataaacccaGACTTCCATAGCactggagcactgtaattagCTCGCATTTGTGGTGCTAGAGATTGCACCAAGCACAGTGAAAAAGGCAGGTGTTCCTGCATGCCGCGCATTC encodes:
- the abhd17c gene encoding alpha/beta hydrolase domain-containing protein 17C; this encodes MPEQGPRMNGFSLGELCWLFCCPPCPSRIAAKLAFLPPEPTYSVHTDAEGACSLHLSERADWQYSQRELDAVEVFGTRTSRGNRVLCMFVRCAPSSRYTLLFSHGNAVDLGQMCSFYIGLGSRINCNVFSYDYSGYGVSTGKPSEKNLYADIEAAWQVLRTKYGVTPENIILYGQSIGTVPTVDLAARYECAAVILHSPLMSGLRVAFPDTRKTYCFDAFPSIDKVSKVASPVLVIHGTEDEVIDFSHGLAIYERCPRAVEPLWVEGAGHNDIELYAQYLERLKQFISFELATS